The Pseudophaeobacter arcticus DSM 23566 genome includes a region encoding these proteins:
- a CDS encoding cold-shock protein, which yields MATGTVKWFNTTKGFGFIAPDSGGSDVFVHISAVERSGLTGLADNQKVSYEMQPGRDGRESAVDLALL from the coding sequence ATGGCAACTGGCACCGTCAAATGGTTCAACACCACAAAAGGCTTCGGCTTTATCGCCCCCGACAGTGGTGGAAGCGATGTATTTGTTCACATTTCTGCAGTTGAACGGTCCGGCCTGACAGGCCTCGCAGACAACCAAAAGGTAAGCTACGAGATGCAGCCCGGCCGCGACGGTCGTGAATCTGCTGTGGATCTCGCGCTGCTTTAA